In the Planctomycetota bacterium genome, one interval contains:
- a CDS encoding LamG-like jellyroll fold domain-containing protein — translation MLNNTLSSTGGLAAITAAAVLASSSLSNAAVVNVEYDASTVTNGDTVWVNNVNSGSRDASFGAGLVTSVGDPSPTGIDASVLFDGSNVASIAPSFNPTPDTASIEIWFKPALADASNFVDGVLFETGGAAKGLMVGINGATDIASPTNPNSIVAAIGGTSSADGKQILSVPLDISAADDFVHVVLTVGPDGSKLYVNGALADSNATVNDDWAGSNSGALGGTGGGNLGAGGGVGFTVLPSNSDNFEGEIGLFRFYGPDDNDVGVLTAQEVNDLYLTVVPEPSSALMGIVGAGLLVARRRRG, via the coding sequence ATGCTGAACAACACTCTCTCATCAACCGGTGGTCTGGCGGCCATCACCGCCGCGGCCGTCCTGGCGAGCTCATCGCTTTCCAACGCCGCAGTCGTCAACGTCGAGTACGACGCCTCGACGGTCACGAACGGTGACACCGTCTGGGTCAACAACGTCAACAGCGGGAGCCGCGATGCGAGCTTCGGCGCTGGCCTCGTGACGTCAGTCGGCGATCCGAGCCCGACCGGCATCGACGCGTCCGTGCTGTTCGACGGCAGCAACGTGGCCTCGATCGCGCCGTCGTTCAACCCGACGCCCGACACGGCCAGCATCGAGATCTGGTTCAAGCCCGCCCTCGCCGACGCGAGCAACTTCGTCGATGGCGTCCTCTTTGAGACCGGCGGAGCGGCTAAGGGATTAATGGTCGGCATCAACGGTGCAACCGACATCGCGAGCCCGACCAATCCGAACTCCATTGTCGCGGCAATCGGCGGAACGAGTTCAGCGGACGGCAAGCAGATTCTGAGCGTTCCGCTCGACATCTCGGCAGCGGACGACTTCGTCCATGTCGTACTAACGGTGGGTCCCGACGGCTCGAAGCTGTACGTCAACGGGGCGTTGGCTGATAGCAACGCCACCGTCAACGACGACTGGGCCGGCTCGAACTCGGGCGCTCTCGGTGGAACCGGTGGCGGTAACCTCGGTGCTGGCGGTGGCGTGGGCTTCACGGTCCTTCCAAGCAACAGCGACAACTTCGAAGGCGAGATCGGCCTGTTCCGCTTCTACGGACCCGACGATAACGACGTCGGCGTCCTGACCGCCCAGGAAGTCAACGATCTCTACCTGACCGTCGTCCCCGAGCCGTCGTCTGCCTTGATGGGCATCGTCGGCGCGGGACTGCTCGTCGCTCGTCGTCGCCGCGGCTAG